In the genome of bacterium, the window TCTGTTCCACCACAGCGCCCCCGCTCTCCCGCAGCTCGTACTCCGCGGGAGTCGCCGAGACGAAGATCACCGGCCCCACCCGGTCGTTGAACTCCTCGAACCGGAGCGGCCGGTTGTCGAGCGCGGAGGGGAGCCGGAACCCGAAATCGACCAGCGTCTGCTTCCGGGACCGGTCGCCGTTGTACATCCCGTTCAGCTGGGGAACGGTCACGTGGGACTCGTCAAGGAAGGTTACGAACCCCTTCGGGAAGTAGTCGAGGAGCGTGTACGGCGGCTGGCCGGGGGAACGCCCGTCGAGATGGCGGGAGTAGTTCTCGATGCCGGAGCAGAATCCCATCTGGGAGATCATCTCGAGGTCGTAGGTGGTCCGCTGCTTCAGCCGCTCCGCCTCGAGCGGCTTTCCCTGCGCGGAGAGCTCCGCGAGCCGCCCCTCGAGCTCCTCCCCGATCCCGCGGACCGCCCGCTCGAGCTGATCCTCCGGCGTCACGTAGTGGCTCGCCGGGAAGATGACCGTCTCCCGGAACTCCTTGAGCCGGGTTCCCCGGAGAGGGTCCACGGAAAGCATCCGCGCGATCCGGTCCTCGTCGTATTCGATCCGGAGAACCATCTCCTCCTCGTACGCGGGGAAGAGCTCCACCGCGTCTCCGCGGACGCGGAACGTCCCGCGGTGGAAGTCCACGTCGTTGCGCTCATACTGAAGGTCGATCAGCCGCCGCAGGAGCGCATTCCGGGGAAACTCCGCGCCGACTTCGACGCGGACGGTCATCCGCCCGTAATACTCCGGCGAGCCGAGGCCGTAGATGCACGACACGGAGGCGATCACGATCACGTCGCGCCGGGTCATCACCGACCTCGTGGCGCTGTGCCGCATCTTGTCGATCTGCTCGTTGATCGAGGAGTCCTTCTCGATGTAGGTGTCCGTGTGGGGAACGTACGCCTCGGGCTGGTAGTAGTCGTAGTAGGAGACGAAGTATTCGACCGCGTTTTCGGGGAAGAGCGCCTTGAACTCCGAGTAGAGCTGCGCGGCGAGGGTCTTGTTCGGGGCGATGACCAGCGCGGGCCGGTCCACGGCAGCGATGACCGAGGCCATCGTGTACGTCTTCCCCGACCCGGTGACGCCGAGCAGGACCTGCCGCGCAAGACCGTGGGTCAACCCCTCGGAGAGCTCGCGGATCGCCCCCGGCTGGTCCCCCGCCGGGGCGAACGGCGCGGCAAGTTTGAACGTGGTACTCATGACA includes:
- the uvrB gene encoding excinuclease ABC subunit UvrB, producing MSTTFKLAAPFAPAGDQPGAIRELSEGLTHGLARQVLLGVTGSGKTYTMASVIAAVDRPALVIAPNKTLAAQLYSEFKALFPENAVEYFVSYYDYYQPEAYVPHTDTYIEKDSSINEQIDKMRHSATRSVMTRRDVIVIASVSCIYGLGSPEYYGRMTVRVEVGAEFPRNALLRRLIDLQYERNDVDFHRGTFRVRGDAVELFPAYEEEMVLRIEYDEDRIARMLSVDPLRGTRLKEFRETVIFPASHYVTPEDQLERAVRGIGEELEGRLAELSAQGKPLEAERLKQRTTYDLEMISQMGFCSGIENYSRHLDGRSPGQPPYTLLDYFPKGFVTFLDESHVTVPQLNGMYNGDRSRKQTLVDFGFRLPSALDNRPLRFEEFNDRVGPVIFVSATPAEYELRESGGAVVEQIIRPTGLVDPEVEVRPARTQVDDLLGEIRKTAAGGGRVLVTTLTKRMAEDLTEHYEGQGVRVRYLHSDIDTMERVEILRDLRLGNFDVLVGINLLREGLDLPEVSLVAILDADKEGFLRSARSLVQTFGRAARNVSGRVILYADRETGSMREAISETGRRRVRQVGYNREHGITPETIRKMIADPIGQACEADYVTAPTEELSFASRDELAKLLRKLRKEMVAAAKKLDFERAASLRDRLLALEKAELSTR